The DNA sequence GCGGCGCGGCGTTGGCGGGTGGCCTGGACGCGTTGTTCGCCGGTGGTTCCGGCGGGGCCGGGGCGGTTGCGCAGATAGCGGCGTTCGGCGGCCTGGCGGCTGGCAACGCCGAGGGGGTGGGCAAGGTCGGCCCAGCTGGCGCCCGCGACGCGGGCCGTTTCGATCAGGCCGGTCTCCCATCCGGCGAGCTGTTCGCGGACCTGCCGCAGGAGCAGCAGGGCGGCCAGGGCCTGCTCCGGCTCGGTGCCGGGCGCGTCGGGTGCGGGGGGAGCTTCACGCTGGGCGGCACGCAGGGCGTTGTCCATGGCTTCCAGGGCCACCGCGGCCGCGAGGAACGAGGCCGGATTCTGGGTGTCGGCGTGGGAAGGGGCTGGCTGGTCGGCTGCTGACATGGGCACTTCTCTCGGGTTGTCATCCTCCAGACGACACTGCAATTGTCATCCATTGGATGACATGCTACAACGGTTTCAGTGCAGCGCATTGGCAGCAACTGCCCGAACCTGCTGGAGGTGTTCTCACGATGTTGATGCGCACTGACCCCTTCCGTGAGCTGGACCGGATGGCTCAGCAGCTGATGGGCCCGGGCACGTGGTCACGGCCCTCCGCGATGGCGAT is a window from the Streptomyces spectabilis genome containing:
- a CDS encoding type III effector protein encodes the protein MSAADQPAPSHADTQNPASFLAAAVALEAMDNALRAAQREAPPAPDAPGTEPEQALAALLLLRQVREQLAGWETGLIETARVAGASWADLAHPLGVASRQAAERRYLRNRPGPAGTTGEQRVQATRQRRAAARTTATWARHNAADLRRIAGQITALTDLPAAARLPISQLDAALAHDDPSALIRPLNATRPHLTPAHPDLAARLDALTDSARATDATPD